A genomic stretch from Hemibagrus wyckioides isolate EC202008001 linkage group LG02, SWU_Hwy_1.0, whole genome shotgun sequence includes:
- the b4galt1l gene encoding beta-1,4-galactosyltransferase 1, producing MMRDPNVNFNLLHKTCTLVVLLCCLHIFVTVVYYVRSLDFRQSFVQNQQQTHQVHRKLEEHAATTEEPKSSSTLVSNSTVKETQLEKCLDPSPVLVGPLRVEFNIPVSLEQVRNENPALKEGGRFKPKDCIALQKVAIIIPFRKRDEHLKYWLYYLHPILQRQQLDYGVYIINQEGDETFNRAKLLNIGYAEALKEYDYECFVFSDVDLIPMDDRNTYKCFSQPRHLSVSMDKFGFRLPYNQYFGGVSSMSKEQYLKINGFPNNYWGWGGEDDDIFNRLSSKGMAISRPSGVIGKCRMIRHERDKQNEPNPQRFDRIAHTRETMHSDGINSLSYKVVKVEKDQLFTKITVDIGKP from the exons ATGATGCGCGATCCGAATGTGAATTTTAATCTCCTCCATAAGACCTGCACTCTTGTTGTGCTCCTTTGCTGTCTGCACATCTTTGTCACTGTAGTTTATTATGTCAGATCGCTGGACTTTAGACAGTCGTTTGTCCAAAACCAGCAGCAAACACACCAAGTCCACAGGAAACTGGAAGAACATGCAGCAACCACCGAAGAACCAAAGTCAAGCAGCACTTTAGTTTCCAACAGCACTGTTAAAGAAACCCAGCTGGAAAAATGCCTTGATCCGTCTCCTGTGCTTG TGGGCCCGCTCCGAGTCGAGTTCAACATTCCGGTGAGCCTTGAACAGGTGAGGAATGAGAACCCAGCGCTTAAGGAGGGAGGACGCTTCAAACCCAAAGATTGCATAGCTCTGCAGAAAGTGGCCATCATCATCCCCTTTCGAAAGCGAGACGAGCACCTCAAGTACTGGCTTTATTACCTGCACCCGATCCTGCAGCGGCAGCAGCTCGACTATGGAGTCTACATCATCAACCAG GAGGGAGACGAGACGTTTAACCGGGCCAAACTGCTCAATATAGGCTACGCTGAGGCCCTCAAGGAGTACGACTACGAATGCTTCGTATTCAGTGACGTCGACCTCATCCCCATGGACGACCGAAACACTTACAAATGCTTCAGCCAGCCAAgacacctgtctgtctccatgGACAAATTTGGCTTCAG GCTTCCATATAACCAGTACTTTGGGGGTGTGTCCTCAATGAGCAAGGAGCAGTACCTGAAGATCAATGGCTTTCCAAATAACTACTGGGGCTGGGGAGGCGAGGATGATGACATCTTCAACAG GTTGAGCTCCAAAGGGATGGCCATATCCAGACCCAGCGGTGTAATTGGAAAATGCAGGATGATCCGTCACGAACGGGACAAACAGAACGAACCAAATCCTCAAAG GTTTGACCGAATAGCACACACCAGAGAGACCATGCACTCAGATGGCATCAACTCGTTGTCCTACAAAGTGGTGAAAGTGGAGAAGGACCAGCTGTTTACCAAAATCACAGTGGACATCGGCAAACCATAG